The sequence below is a genomic window from Nitrospinota bacterium.
GGGGAGCGGGTATGGCCCCTGCCCCTTTGGCCCGAGTACCACGAGCAGATCAAGTCGGACGTGGCCGACGTGAAAAACATCGGCGGCCGTGGCGGCGGGGCCATCACCGCCGCCGCCCTGCTGGCTAAGTTCGCCGAGGGCTACCCATGGGCGCACCTCGACATCGCCGGGACGGCCTGGGTGACCACGGAGCTCCCCTACACCCCCAAGGGAGCCACGGGCTACGGCGTCCGACTCTTGGTGGAGTTCCTCAAGCGGCGGGCCGAGGCGGCGTAAATCACGCTAGAGGGAGATTCTACCCCAGCTATGGTCGGGGTCATTGACAGACGGGTCTCCCTGGCGCATATTAGGGTTGATATATTCAAATTGAGGAGCAAGCGAGCCGGCCGCCTAAGGCGGGAATCGACGCGCTGCCTAGCAAAGACGCAATCAATTATACTGTTTTTTTGAGCGAGGAGGTAGAGGATGGCAGAAAACATTCGTGATCAGGTGGAGCAGGTTCTCGATAAGATTCGACCCGCGGTCATGATGGACGGCGGCAACATTGAGCTCGTCGACGTGATTGAAGGGGTCGTGACCGTTCGCCTCTTGGGGGCATGCCACGGCTGCCCCTCCTCCACGGCGACGCTCCAGTTCGGGATAGAGCAGGCATTGAAGGACAATATCCCCGAAGTGGAGCGGCTAGTCGCCGTCTGACACTCCCACCACTATATAACCTTCCTTTCGAATAAGCGCTGGCCGGGCTCCCCTTCCAGGGAAAGCCCGGCCAGCCAAACCTCTGCGAATTCAATCATTTGTATGCCCACCAGGATGCCTCCCGGGGGGGCGAGCATACAACCACAATTTCCGGGAATTTCCGAATTATCGCTCTACGGGTTGGTTTTCTGCGAGAGCCAGGAGATGAGGTCTATTGCTTGAGGCGACTTAGGCGGCCAGGGCGGTCTTGGCCCTGTCGGCAATCTGGCCGAAGGCCTCGGGGTCGTGTACGGCCAGGTCTGCGAGCACTTTGCGATCGAGCGCCACCTCGGCCCGCTTGAGCCCGTGCATGAACTCACCGTAGGTGAGGCCGTGCAGGCGGGCCGCGGCGTTGATGCGGATGATCCAAAGACGTCGAAATTGGCGCTTTCGCTGGCGGCGGTCGCGGTAGGCGTACTTCATCGCCCGCTCGACGGCCTCCCGGGCCCTCTTGTAGCTATTGCGGCGCATCCCGTAGTAGCCCTT
It includes:
- a CDS encoding NifU family protein; its protein translation is MAENIRDQVEQVLDKIRPAVMMDGGNIELVDVIEGVVTVRLLGACHGCPSSTATLQFGIEQALKDNIPEVERLVAV
- the rplT gene encoding 50S ribosomal protein L20 is translated as MTRVTSGPVTRRRHKKIIKQAKGYYGMRRNSYKRAREAVERAMKYAYRDRRQRKRQFRRLWIIRINAAARLHGLTYGEFMHGLKRAEVALDRKVLADLAVHDPEAFGQIADRAKTALAA